From the Flammeovirga agarivorans genome, the window TAAGTTAAGAATTTACTTACATTAAGGCGGCGAGGGGCGCCTATACTTAATAGTTCTGCTACCAGAAGAAGGAAGAACTATGCCAAACAGGCCCCCATATCCGAGAGAAGCGCGCGTGGTTGCGGTAGAGAAAGGTCCTCAGGGTCAGACGGTGACCTGGTATCAGCTCCGTGCGGATTATCCTGAGCCTGATTCGCTTATCAGCGAACATCCTACCGAGCAGGAAGCCGTGGATGCCAAACGGCGTTATGAAGATCCTGACAAGTCGTAATCCCC encodes:
- a CDS encoding YaiA family protein; this translates as MPNRPPYPREARVVAVEKGPQGQTVTWYQLRADYPEPDSLISEHPTEQEAVDAKRRYEDPDKS